Genomic segment of Polycladomyces abyssicola:
GCGGATCGTGGGAGACGTCGCGAAAAACCTGGCGGAATCCTACGAGATGGGGATCGGGATCAAAGAGGCAGCCGTTCGTCTCCGGGAGGTGATCGACGAGACCCGGGAATACCGGCTCCGGCGCATCGCCCGAACGGAGGTGCAATAACGTTTGTAAATAACCACTCCGTCTCCATCGATTCGTGGTGGAGGAAACTGCGGGAGCCTTCAGTGGCTCCTTTTTGTTTATGGCAGCCAAACGATGATTTTGTCAGGATAATTTTGGAAGAAAATTTGATGAAAGACGCCCTCGAACGGGGATCTGATCTCCGTTTGGGGTTTTCTTAAAAGACCGTTTGGCGGATAATACCAGTATTCTTCTATGAAATCTATCAAAGGGGAATCATCAGCCACACGGCTAAAAAAAGCCCGGTACCCTGTCGTTAAGGGTTCCGGGTTTTGTATATTGGTTTCTTCTAACTGAGTGTCTCAGCAAGAACGTCAAGCATCTTGATCCAGCCGGCTTCGGCGCGGCTTGCGAAGTCTGCCCAGTTCGGGTGCAATTCGTGGGTCAAGGTGAGCTCGCACCCCTTCTCCAGCGGAATGATGTCGATGATTACTCGGCTGTTATCCCCCACGTCAGCCACCCCCCAGGTAAACACGAGGCGGCGAGGCCGATCGATTTCAAGATACTCCCCTACGTGGTCAATTTCCTGTCCTTGTCGGCGCACAACGAAAGAGAATGAGCCTCCCGCTCGCGGATCGAGAGAGATTCGTACGACTTCTTCTTCACGTTCAGGATGAGCATGGCCGAACATCCATTTGCCGATCATTTCAGGATCCAGCCAAGCATCGAAAACTTGCTCCGGCGATGCGCTAAAGCGACGGGTGACACGTACTTTGGCATTTGACTCAAAATTCATGGGATCATCCTTTCTTTTCGCGAGGCCCTGCGTCTGTTGAATGTTTTTCAAGTTTGTCCTCCCTGTTTAGATGTTTTTCAAGGGCATCCAGATTGTCGGACCAGAATCGTCGGTACGGCTCAAGCCAGTTATCGATTTCTGCTAGTGGTTCGGCGCGTAAATGGTACACGCGTTTTTGTCCTTTTTGGCGAACCTCAACCAAACCGGCTTCGCGAAGGACCCGAAGATGTTTAGAGATTCCAGGTTGACTAAGTTGGGTCTCTTTGACAAGTTCTCCCACAGAACGTTCACGTTCTCTTAGAAGATCAAGTATTCGTCGACGATTGGGTTCGGCCATTACTTCAAAGATTGAACTCTTCATGATTTTTATATTACCGGTAAGTTATATAACTGTCAAGTTATAAATATGTGCAAGGTGAAAGTCTGGACTGAAGTCGCCATCATTCCCTTACCTTACCGTTAAGGTTGTGCACAGGACTAAAATTTATCCCGATTTAACTTCCGATACCATACCATTATCGGAAGCTAAACTTTTTCATAGAGTAGGAGAATCAATTTCCAAAAAAGGGGTTTGAGCACGGTGTGGGGCGGGTAGAAACATCACGTTCCCCCCCACAAATCCCTTTATATGGATTTGGTGGGAAAATTAATTTTAGTATGAGGTGATGTTGTGAAACATTGGATCACATCCCTGATGGTGACCGCGGCTTTGTTGGTCGGTGCGGGTGGTTCGCACGTCTGGGCAGCGAAATCTTTCTCACAGCCTGTATCCGGTTCGTATATTACGCAGAAATATGGGAAACAGCACCGGGCGATCGACTATCAGCGATACAAGCATGACAAAGGTTTCGTTGGCAGCATCGGGGACGGGAAAGTGATCAAAGTGAAAAGAGATGCGAAGTGCGCCTACGGATGGCATGTGATGGTGGATCATGGGGATGGTTACGTGAGTGTTTATTCCCATCTCAGCGGAATCAGTGTATTACAGGGTCAAAAAGTAAAAAAGGGAAAGAAAATCGGCAATATGGGCAAGACCGGAAGAGTGCACGCAAAATATCCGATTCTTCATTTGGAAGTGATCAAAGACGGGAAAAAGATCAATCCATCGAGTGTCATGAAGTAACCATGCACGATGGGCTTGTGGCAAGAGGGGGGTAGCATCCCCTGTGGTTTGTCGAGAGATCTTGGGAATTGAATTGTGATCTTGTCGGCTCTGAGTCTCCGGCTCCGGCATCAACAGTGGAGTGGAACTCAGAGCCCTTCTTTTTTAAAGGTAAGATCTCCTCAATCAAGTTGTGAACTTTCCACAGCCGTAAGATTCAGGTGTGCTGAACAAAAAATCATCCACCAAACAGACAAAAACCCCCTTCCTTCCCTCGTGTGTTGTGCCGGGATTTGCGGTACAATACCGTGTGAGAGGTGATGTGGCTTGCATAAGGGATTTCAGCGGTCGATTGCCTATTATGATCAAGCGGTAAAAGTGATTCCCGGCGGGGTGAACAGCCCGGTTCGCGCGTTCAAATCTGTGGAGATGAACCCGGTGGTGCTGGAGCGTGGCGAAGGAAGTCGGGTATGGGATGTGGACGGGAACGAATACATCGATTATATCTGTTCGTGGGGACCGCTCATCCTGGGTCATTCCCACCCGTCCGTGGTGGAGGCGGTCAAGGTCGCTGCGGAAAAAGGGACAAGCTTCGGTGCGTTGACGGAGATAGAGGTGAAAATGGCCCAATTGGTGGCGGAGATCGTACCGTCCGTGGAAGTGGTCAGGATGGTTAACTCCGGTACCGAAGCGACGATGAGCGCGTTGCGGTTGGCCCGTGCGTATACACGCAGGAACAAAATCGTGAAATTTGAGGGAAGTTATCATGGTCACTCTGACAGCTTGCTGATTAAAGCGGGTTCCGGTGTGGCGACGCTGGGGTTGCCGGACAGTCCAGGTGTGCCGGAGAACACGGCGCAGCACACATTAACGGTCCCTTACAACGATTTAGACAGCGCCCGCGTCGCCTTCCAGAAGTTCGGCCACGATATCGCCGCGGTGATTGTGGAACCGGTGGCGGGGAACATGGGTGTCGTGCCGCCCGAACCGGGCTTTTTGGAAGGATTGCGCCGGTTGACCTCGCATTACGGTGCGCTGTTGATTTTCGACGAAGTCATGACAGGCTTCCGGGTCGATTATCACTGTGCGCAAGGCAAGTACGGAGTGATGCCTGATCTGACCACTCTGGGGAAAGTGATCGGTGGCGGTTTGCCCGTCGGGGCATACGGCGGCCGGCGTGAAATCATGGAGATGGTGGCTCCGACCGGTCCCGTGTATCAAGCGGGAACGCTCTCCGGCAACCCGTTAGCCATGGCCGCCGGCTACGCCACATTACAGGAGCTGGGCAAGCCTGGCGTTTATGAGCAATTGGAAGCCAAAGCGGCCCGGTTGGAGGAAGGATTCCGGCAAAATGCGGAAGAAGCGGGTATTCCTTACCATATTAACCGGGTGGGTTCCATGGTCTGTCTGTTCTTCACGGGAGAAAAAGTAGTCAGCTACACCCAGGCCAAACAATCCGACACCAAGCGCTTTGCCCGATATTTCCGACTGATGCTGGAACAGGGCATCCTGTTACCGCCGTCGCAGTTTGAGGGTATGTTCGTCTCCACTGCGCACAGTGACGAAGATATCGAACGAACGATCGAAGCCAACCGGAATGCGTTGAAACAACTGTGATAACATCAACGAGCATGAGCCGTCTACCGTTGATGAATCATCAAAAGGGCTTCACGACATCTGGAAACAATCTCGCCAAGCGTGACAAAAACGCTTGGCTTTTTTATTTTTATGTGATCAACCCTTTGTACTGAGACTTGGTAATAAGAGCTGGCAACAAGAATGAACGATTTATCGATAGCGAATAATGTATAGAGCAAACTGAAACAGAAAGGCAACGGCGGCTATGACAAAAGTTGGAATCGCATTAGGTGGTGGCGGTGTGGCTGGTTGTGCACACATTGGTGCTTTGTGTGCTTTGGAAGAAGCGGGAATCCAAATTGACTGTCTTGCGGGCTCCAGTGCAGGTGCTATCATTGCCGCCTTGTACGCATACGGGTATTCCGCAAAAGAATTGATGGAAATGGTACCCAACATCACGAAACGATACCTGGATTACGATTACCATGCTTTCCTTACCAAACTCATTAAGCGTAATTTCAAAATACAGGGGGTGATCAAAGGAAAAAGATTTCACGATCTGATCGCCAATTTGACCCAATATGCCCATATCGCTGAACTGAATTTCCCCTTGGCATTGTTATCAACAGACTTGAAACAAGCACGGCAAGTCATGTTTATCTCACAGCCGTTAGCCAATCCGTGCAGTGAATTGGATGTGATAACCGATATTCAACTGGCAAAAGCTGTACAAGCAAGCATCTCGATACCCGTTCTCTTCAAACCCGTCATGCATAAAGGAAGGGTATTAGTAGACGGAGGGGTTATGGACAATTGCCCAATCTCTGCAGTTCGGGCGTTGGGTGCGGATAAGGTGATTGCTGTAGATCTGGTTTTTGCTGATCCTCTTGATTCGATCGATTCCTTGTTTTCGATCTTGTCAAGAGTTGTCAGTATCAATCTGGCGATCCAAGCAAAGTACACCACGAGGCAAGCCGACATCGTCTTACATCCTGAAGTTGGTTCGGTTGGACTGTTAGATTTTTCGAAGCTCACCACATGTATCGAGGCTGGCTATGAATATACTCAAAAACGTATGAGAGAAATCAAAGGTGCCCTTACGATGACAGATGGGAATCACCCCACCGCACGAACACCTATCAAGCACGTATATAACCTTGAAAAATAGCTGATAAAAAAGCGGCTTCCAAACTCTCTTCCAATCATAAGTCGTGCTTTTCCGTCCCGAATGGAGTACATATCCTCCTGTGCCGAATGATTTTCCGATCATCCCCGTTCGCGATCTCCAACCACTGCCGTATGCTCATACAGCGCTCTTTACAAGATGTCTTCATTTTCGTTCATGGGCCTTTGTTTTCAATAGACGAGGAAAACCCCGGCTGTTCCTCCAGTCTTCGACCCGGTTATATCCACTGCCTGGTCGCATATAGATACAGTACCGTCGAAAATCTGTGGTTTCGCCCGGAAAAGATCACTTGCGCCGTTGGTCGCGGCGGTTTCGGGCAGGATCTGCCTATGTAAGGAGGGAGAGTATGGCGGACGGTCAATACAGTCAACTGAGATTTGACATCTTGGAGAAAGTTCGGCTCCATCCTCAACAACCTGGGATCGGTAATTTGCTGGAACTAGATTTGATTCCCGACGTGGAGATCGAAAACCAAGGATCCCACTTGAAAATCCATGGATATCTCCGTTTGAACGGTCGTTACAGGGGAGACGACTGGATGGTGTCTGAAGGGGAACAAGAGGTGGAGCAAACGGAATTGTCCGGGGAAACTGAACAGGAACAAGCGGAGGGAGAGGGGGAGGAGACGGAGGAACTGGCGTACGTCATCCCTGTCGAGATCACATTACCTTCCAATCGCGCCGCACTGGACCATATCTCCGCCGAGGTGGAATCGTTCGATTATCACGTGTTGTCACCGTTTGAACTGCAAATCGAAGCGGTACTGGCGATTGACGGCTTTATTCCCGAACCGTCAAACGAAGAGCAGACGGAGGAAGAAACATCTGAAGACAGTCCCGAATTCTCGGGCTATACCCCTTCTTCTTCGGAGGAGGTGGAGGAATCGTATGAAACGTACTCCTCCCAACCGCCGACGTATCAGTTTGAACATATGGCTCACCCCCATGATGCACGACCGGCTTATCGTGATCCGGACAGCCAATACGGTTGGGGAACCCGTTCACAGAAAGATGCATCGATTCAATCCATCAGTGAATCGGAAGAAGAGACGGATACACCTCACGCGTCTGACGGGGAAGAACGAGAACCGGAATGGGACGCGGACGATCCCACGGCCAAACTGCAACCTTACGAGCCGGAGGATGTCGCGGAGAATCAGGAGGAGAATGAATCGGAAGGCGAGGAACCGGCAGTCGACAAGCGGGAAATGAAAATCGGTTTCCTACGCCAAAAAGAGCAACACCCGTCATCCTTCCGATTTCAAGATCGCCTGTTGGGAAAACCGGAACATCCACCGACAGGGCCGACGGAACCCCCTCCCGATTTTGCTCCCGATACAGGATGGGAAACAAATCAGGAAGAACCGCAATGGCCAAAAAGTGTCCAGTTGTTCAAAGACCAAGAGGAAGAGCAATCAACGGAATCTGCTGATGAACTGGAAACACATGAAGAGGAAACAAG
This window contains:
- a CDS encoding SRPBCC family protein, encoding MKNIQQTQGLAKRKDDPMNFESNAKVRVTRRFSASPEQVFDAWLDPEMIGKWMFGHAHPEREEEVVRISLDPRAGGSFSFVVRRQGQEIDHVGEYLEIDRPRRLVFTWGVADVGDNSRVIIDIIPLEKGCELTLTHELHPNWADFASRAEAGWIKMLDVLAETLS
- a CDS encoding ArsR/SmtB family transcription factor yields the protein MKSSIFEVMAEPNRRRILDLLRERERSVGELVKETQLSQPGISKHLRVLREAGLVEVRQKGQKRVYHLRAEPLAEIDNWLEPYRRFWSDNLDALEKHLNREDKLEKHSTDAGPREKKG
- a CDS encoding M23 family metallopeptidase, coding for MKHWITSLMVTAALLVGAGGSHVWAAKSFSQPVSGSYITQKYGKQHRAIDYQRYKHDKGFVGSIGDGKVIKVKRDAKCAYGWHVMVDHGDGYVSVYSHLSGISVLQGQKVKKGKKIGNMGKTGRVHAKYPILHLEVIKDGKKINPSSVMK
- the hemL gene encoding glutamate-1-semialdehyde 2,1-aminomutase — protein: MHKGFQRSIAYYDQAVKVIPGGVNSPVRAFKSVEMNPVVLERGEGSRVWDVDGNEYIDYICSWGPLILGHSHPSVVEAVKVAAEKGTSFGALTEIEVKMAQLVAEIVPSVEVVRMVNSGTEATMSALRLARAYTRRNKIVKFEGSYHGHSDSLLIKAGSGVATLGLPDSPGVPENTAQHTLTVPYNDLDSARVAFQKFGHDIAAVIVEPVAGNMGVVPPEPGFLEGLRRLTSHYGALLIFDEVMTGFRVDYHCAQGKYGVMPDLTTLGKVIGGGLPVGAYGGRREIMEMVAPTGPVYQAGTLSGNPLAMAAGYATLQELGKPGVYEQLEAKAARLEEGFRQNAEEAGIPYHINRVGSMVCLFFTGEKVVSYTQAKQSDTKRFARYFRLMLEQGILLPPSQFEGMFVSTAHSDEDIERTIEANRNALKQL
- a CDS encoding patatin-like phospholipase family protein codes for the protein MTKVGIALGGGGVAGCAHIGALCALEEAGIQIDCLAGSSAGAIIAALYAYGYSAKELMEMVPNITKRYLDYDYHAFLTKLIKRNFKIQGVIKGKRFHDLIANLTQYAHIAELNFPLALLSTDLKQARQVMFISQPLANPCSELDVITDIQLAKAVQASISIPVLFKPVMHKGRVLVDGGVMDNCPISAVRALGADKVIAVDLVFADPLDSIDSLFSILSRVVSINLAIQAKYTTRQADIVLHPEVGSVGLLDFSKLTTCIEAGYEYTQKRMREIKGALTMTDGNHPTARTPIKHVYNLEK
- a CDS encoding LysM peptidoglycan-binding domain-containing protein, with translation MADGQYSQLRFDILEKVRLHPQQPGIGNLLELDLIPDVEIENQGSHLKIHGYLRLNGRYRGDDWMVSEGEQEVEQTELSGETEQEQAEGEGEETEELAYVIPVEITLPSNRAALDHISAEVESFDYHVLSPFELQIEAVLAIDGFIPEPSNEEQTEEETSEDSPEFSGYTPSSSEEVEESYETYSSQPPTYQFEHMAHPHDARPAYRDPDSQYGWGTRSQKDASIQSISESEEETDTPHASDGEEREPEWDADDPTAKLQPYEPEDVAENQEENESEGEEPAVDKREMKIGFLRQKEQHPSSFRFQDRLLGKPEHPPTGPTEPPPDFAPDTGWETNQEEPQWPKSVQLFKDQEEEQSTESADELETHEEETSEEAEPNQEKSATQLEWAKWLIGEEEEQFVKIKMVIAQKEDSIDSIAEKYNVLASQLIRLNQLEEGELKEGQIIHIPQKIRLNES